One genomic region from Myxocyprinus asiaticus isolate MX2 ecotype Aquarium Trade chromosome 27, UBuf_Myxa_2, whole genome shotgun sequence encodes:
- the LOC127418253 gene encoding protein Spindly-like isoform X3, translated as MSDLEDELKALRRKVQEGEEALQRAGQYGLQLLDDKMDLHNKLEEQRIEMSNVIEAVEQEKYSLQREVELKGRMLESLRSEFDIVKNHLKHQLEQQQTLLERSHALEISDLKNKVDKMKAELEEAQLAEKQMRHKLDQQSEALSSKTEELRVLTERAHETMSSEIMELQVQKMDMESAMGTLEQELQEVRYKEEQLHLANTTLQRQQERLTEEKEEREKEAVSCYNALEKAREANQDLQIQLEQVLQQAQDPNSKGNSLFSEVEDKRAEMERQLNSMKRQHESLQKQHTLTKQHMHRMKMQIATLMQLQGNRADPAQLERLQFMLSEKNNEIETLMMKVRELEKVKVTVTDQHPPVQSQETELVDETYYTDLLKMQLSNSKKGSEKLKDELSMARMKALSESQRVLELERKLFGAEQALKQRHSENMKLQVKLEELQMKYTPNEVKKAQVQKRHREKFPVTVTEEKSVLSNEKTVMMDTEPAKTLSRNTEDKALSHPVKKPTVVPLQPAQTTEPNPVLPRESKSVRICEDPPVCIPDVPRSPFNNCNTKTGDQTHCSDEEENWRAEKKRKKYQQPTHVNSEKTMASECAQQ; from the exons ATGTCAGATCTAGAGGATGAGCTTAAAGCGTTGCGACGGAAGGTGCAGGAGGGCGAAGAGGCTCTTCAGAGAGCTGGACAGTATGGACTTCAACTCTTGGATGACAAAATGGATCTACACAACAAATTGGAAGAGCAGCGAATTGAGATGTCCAATGTCATTGAG GCCGTGGAGCAAGAGAAATACTCTCTGCAAAGGGAAGTTGAGTTAAAGGGCCGCATGCTGGAGAGTCTTCGTTCAGAATTTGACATTGTCAAAAACCACCTGAAACACCAGCTGGAGCAGCAGCAAACTCTGTTGGAGAGGAGTCATGCTCTTGAGATCAGTGACTTAAAGAATAAG GTGGATAAAATGAAGGCAGAATTAGAGGAAGCTCAACTGGCTGAGAAGCAGATGAGACATAAGCTGGACCAGCAATCTGAAGCACTGAGCAGCAAAACCGAGGAGCTGCGCGTACTTACAGAGCGTGCACATGAAACCATGTCCTCCGAGATCATGGAGTTGCAAGTGCAGAAGATGGACATGGAATCAGCTATG GGGACTTTGGAGCAAGAGCTTCAGGAGGTAAGATACAAAGAAGAGCAGCTGCATTTGGCCAACACTACCCTCCAGAGGCAACAGGAGAGACTCACAGAggagaaggaagagagagagaaagaggctgTGTCCTGCTATAATGCTTTGGAG AAAGCTCGTGAAGCAAACCAAGACCTTCAAATCCAACTGGAACAGGTGTTGCAACAGGCACAAGATCCCAACAGCAAAGGCAATTCCTTGTTTTCTGAG GTAGAGGACAAAAGAGCAGAGATGGAGAGGCAACTGAACAGCATGAAAAGACAGCACGAGTCTTTACAAAAGCAGCATACTCTCACCAAACAGCACATGCACCGTATGAAG ATGCAGATAGCCACCCTCATGCAGCTCCAGGGCAACAGAGCCGACCCAGCCCAGCTTGAACGATTGCAGTTTATGTTATCTGAAAAGAACAATGAGATAGAAACCCTGATGATGAAAGTAAGAGAGCTGGAGAAAGTGAAG GTGACTGTAACAGATCAGCATCCACCTGTTCAGTCTCAAGAAACTGAGCTTGTGGATGAGACTTACTACACAGACttattaaaaatgcaactttCAAATTCCAA aAAGGGTTCAGAGAAACTGAAAGATGAGTTATCCATGGCAAGAATGAAGGCACTTTCTGAAAGTCAGAGAGTGTTGGAGTTGGAGAGGAAACTCTTTGGCGCAGAGCAAGCGCTGAAACAAagacacagtgaaaacatgaaactCCAAGTCAAGCTTGAAGAACTACAGATGAAATACACACCTAATG AGGTGAAAAAAGCACAAGTACAGAAGCGTCACCGTGAAAAGTTTCCAGTAACCGTTACAGAGGAAAAGTCAGTACTGAGCAATGAGAAAACTGTGATGATGGACACAGAGCCAGCCAAGACCTTGAGTAGAAACACTGAGGATAAAGCTCTCAGTCATCCGGTTAAGAAGCCGACTGTGGTCCCATTACAGCCAGCACAAACCACAGAGCCCAACCCTGTCTTGCCACGTGAGAGCAAGTCTGTCCGAATCTGTGAGGATCCCCCAGTCTGCATTCCTGATGTACCCAG GTCTCCTTTTAATAACTGCAATACCAAGACTGGCGATCAAACACATTGCAGTGATGAGGAGGAGAACTGGAGAGctgagaaaaagaggaaaaagtaCCAACAACCCACCCACGTTAATTCGGAAAAAACAATGGCAAGCGAGTGTGCTCAACAGTAG